CGCGTCCGACTCCCACGAGTCCGGCAAGACCCCCGGCACCGACCTGCGCGAGGGCATCCCCACGCTGCCGGTGCTGCGGCTGCGCGAGCGGGCCGCCCGGCTCGGGCTCGCGGACGACATCGCCCTGTGCGAGCTGCTGGACTCCGACCTGACCGACGACGACCGGCACGCCGAGGCCCTGCGCCTGCTGCGCGCCCACCCGGCGCTGGAACAGGCCCGCCAGGACACCATCCGCTACGCCCAGGACGCCCGCTCGGCGCTCGCGCCGCTGCCCGAGTGCACCGCGAAGACGGCGCTGGTGGAGCTGTCCGACGCGGTGGTGCACCGGGCCGGCTAGCGCATCTTCCCCGCATGACCCCTACGGGTCGGGGGAGAAGCAGCCCTCTCGTGTCATACCGCAGCAGTACGTGGAGTTGAGCCCGGAGTCTGACGTATCTCCCTGGCCGATTTGGTCAGATGGACACCACGGAAAACACCACTCCTCACCACTTCGGGTGAGAATGGCGGCACAGGGACGAGTGCGTGGACGACACGGACAGCCGCCGCCGACCACGGAGGTAGGGCACACATGGCACCGTACGCATCCGACGACAGCACGACCGGCGGGGAGGTCGACGAGCAGCGCTCCGGGCGGCGCAAAGCCGCGCGGTACGTCGTCCCGGTCACGGTGATGGGGGTGGCGGCCGCGACGATCGGGCTGGTCCCCGCGCTCGCCGACTCCGGTGACCCCGACCTCCCGAAGATCACCGCACAGCAGCTCATCGAGAAGATGGCCAAGTCGGACGTCCAGCAGCTGTCCGGCACGGTGAAGATCAGCACGGACCTCGGCCTGCCGGACCTCGGCGGGCTGGAGAGCAGCCTGATGTCCGGTGCCGCGGGCCAGGGCGAGGGCGGCTCCTCCGCCGACCCGACGGCCAAGCTCACGGAACTGGCCTCCGGCACGCACACCCTGCGCGTCGCGGCCGACGGCCCGGACAAGCAGAAGCTGTCGCTGCTGGAGAACGCCGCCGAGTACAGCATCGTCCACAACGGCAAGGACGTCTGGGGCTACGACAGCAAGTCGAACGAGGTCTACCACGGCACCGCCTCCGACAGCCCGGAGCACGCGAAGGAGCAGCCGCCGGCCACGCCGAAGGACTTCGCCGAGGAGGCCCTGAAGGCCGTCGACGACACGACCTCCGTGACCGTGGACGGCACCGCCCAGGTCGCCGGCCGGGACGCCTACAAGCTGCTCATCGAGCCGAAGCAGTCCGGCACGACGGTCGGTGCGGTCACCGTGGCCGTGGACGCGAAGACCGGCATGCCGCTGAAGTTCACGCTGACCCCGGCGAGCGGCGGCGCCGCCGTCGTCGACGCGGGCTTCACCCAGGTCAGCTTCGCCAAGCCGGCCGCGTCGACCTTCGACTTCACCCCGCCCAAGGGCGCGAAGGTCACCGAGGAGAAGGCCTCCGACAAGGCCTCCGACAAGGCCTCTGGCAAGGGCTTCGACAAGGGCGAGGCGCGCAAGCACGCCCCGAAGTCCGGGGAGGACCTCGGCAAGGGCCTCGACGGCATGAAGACCATCGGCGAGGGTTGGAACGCCATAGCCACGTTCGACACCGGCGGCGAGGGCATGCCCTCCGGCGAGGCCGGCGGCGACCTCGGCGGCTTCGTGAACTCGCTCGGCGACAAGGTCACCGGCAAGTTCGGCTCGGGCACGGTCTTCTCCACCCGCCTGGTCAACGCCCTGATGACGGACGACGGCAAGGTCTACGTGGGCATGGTCACCAAGGACGCGCTCGTGAAGGCGGCCGACGCCGGGAAGTAAGTCCGGTACTCCTACGGGACTTGGAGAAAACGAGGAAGCCGATGGGCGAACCGTCCGCCGCGGAGCCGGAGCACAGCGACGTGCGGGCCGAGGCCGGGGAACCGGTCATCGCCACCCGCGCGCTCACCAAGCGCTACCGCGGCGGACAACTCGCCGTCGACGGCCTCGACCTGACCGTCCCGGCGGGCAGCGTCTTCGGCTTCCTCGGACCCAACGGCTCCGGCAAGACCACCACCATCCGCATGCTGATGGGCCTCATCGAGCCCACCTCCGGCACGGCACGGGTGCTCGGGCAGCCCATGCCCCGGGCCACCCGCGCCGTGCTGCCGCACGTCGGCGCCCTCATCGAGGGCCCGGCCCTGTACGGCTTCCTCTCCGGCCGCGACAACCTGATCCGCTACGACTGC
The genomic region above belongs to Streptomyces coeruleorubidus and contains:
- a CDS encoding LolA family protein, producing MAPYASDDSTTGGEVDEQRSGRRKAARYVVPVTVMGVAAATIGLVPALADSGDPDLPKITAQQLIEKMAKSDVQQLSGTVKISTDLGLPDLGGLESSLMSGAAGQGEGGSSADPTAKLTELASGTHTLRVAADGPDKQKLSLLENAAEYSIVHNGKDVWGYDSKSNEVYHGTASDSPEHAKEQPPATPKDFAEEALKAVDDTTSVTVDGTAQVAGRDAYKLLIEPKQSGTTVGAVTVAVDAKTGMPLKFTLTPASGGAAVVDAGFTQVSFAKPAASTFDFTPPKGAKVTEEKASDKASDKASGKGFDKGEARKHAPKSGEDLGKGLDGMKTIGEGWNAIATFDTGGEGMPSGEAGGDLGGFVNSLGDKVTGKFGSGTVFSTRLVNALMTDDGKVYVGMVTKDALVKAADAGK